One Fuerstiella marisgermanici DNA window includes the following coding sequences:
- a CDS encoding serine/threonine protein kinase, with protein sequence MSGANIDKTGTRAATSNDLQKGSDAATVLSNLADLVGQLKRLHAAGKYHGNINPLTVHENEEGGILLSPPSASVTIDGTAENSDNFPPEFRGTTRLILPTTLTEAKALLTRRKITANPVRIDLFQTGAFACNRLTGESVDSYLSSPRTVSRVPPLLRPVIDGALGTQPDRTFATAEQLAIAIATAQQTGGLPADGDIGQKPVVAPALIEAVSIVPAGKLTADTPATQRHRVEKEELDIPFDRLGHYEIIRRIGHGGMGDVYLGYEADLDRHVAIKVLPQEFSREADFVARFRQEAAAAARLSHPNIVQIFFAGEAAGYLYFAMQHVDGESLSEVLERHGSLPIEQSVTVMRQVLSGLAHAHQHGMVHRDIKPANLLIDHSLQRALLADFGLVKFFTGNHAHTATGTVMGTAEYMSPEQGRGHAVDGRSDLYSLGIVVYRMLSGRLPFSADETSALIFQHVYETPLSLTEALPQLPLALSQIVDRLMSKNPDDRYANAESVLEDLQNLVGDSQIGTSAPDAAKLTPGSTPRSGRESTVILSPRFSDPPVTLEGLDEAVRPALWPRLRERLLSGFGRVAPEVRDELRNTQQQVDGAIVEYAKRRDALLQHQTDGKAALELLIEQQDDWQQAQVKVVHRLANAPDERTRQELANEKHRCHKTIAELQKEIDAQQHELGHTHSRLAQVTTTLDRLRHQRALLNARLRVAEARALVLGGKLSKTNKRRWKVVAYLTTCVAIVVASVRTVREAASPTAISERQVNPVPMHASVVETTTTAAGDVGRFPKAFLFGSEGILDYVANCITFDPNYANPNNLLFAMGCNDGAVRIGLINRKSGNTTSL encoded by the coding sequence ATGAGTGGCGCAAACATTGACAAAACCGGAACACGAGCCGCAACGTCCAACGACTTACAGAAGGGCAGTGATGCGGCAACAGTTCTGAGCAATCTGGCCGACTTGGTTGGCCAGTTGAAGCGGCTTCATGCCGCAGGAAAGTACCACGGAAACATCAACCCACTCACCGTCCACGAAAACGAAGAAGGTGGCATTCTGCTGTCTCCCCCGTCGGCATCAGTAACAATCGACGGTACGGCAGAAAACTCAGACAACTTTCCGCCTGAATTCCGCGGCACTACCCGGCTGATACTTCCCACCACGCTGACCGAAGCAAAAGCCCTTCTGACACGGCGCAAAATTACCGCCAACCCGGTGCGCATCGATCTATTTCAAACGGGAGCCTTCGCCTGCAATCGCCTGACAGGGGAGTCGGTGGATTCCTATCTGTCAAGTCCCCGAACCGTATCCCGCGTTCCGCCTTTGCTAAGGCCGGTGATCGATGGTGCTCTGGGAACTCAACCGGACCGCACTTTTGCAACGGCGGAGCAGCTTGCAATCGCAATCGCGACCGCGCAGCAGACGGGTGGTCTTCCAGCTGACGGCGACATAGGCCAAAAGCCAGTCGTCGCTCCGGCGTTGATAGAAGCCGTATCGATTGTTCCGGCGGGAAAACTGACCGCCGATACGCCAGCGACGCAACGGCATCGTGTTGAAAAAGAAGAATTGGACATCCCGTTTGATCGGTTGGGCCACTACGAAATTATTCGCCGGATCGGCCACGGCGGAATGGGCGATGTCTATCTTGGTTACGAAGCGGACCTGGACCGGCATGTTGCGATCAAAGTCCTGCCGCAGGAATTTTCCAGGGAAGCGGATTTCGTCGCACGGTTTCGACAGGAAGCTGCTGCGGCTGCTCGGCTGTCACATCCCAACATCGTCCAGATCTTCTTCGCGGGTGAAGCTGCAGGCTATCTGTACTTCGCGATGCAGCATGTCGATGGCGAATCACTTTCAGAAGTCCTCGAACGCCATGGATCGTTGCCGATTGAGCAAAGCGTGACTGTGATGCGGCAGGTGTTGTCCGGCCTCGCCCATGCCCATCAACATGGCATGGTCCATCGCGATATCAAGCCCGCCAATCTGCTGATCGACCATTCATTGCAGCGCGCACTACTGGCCGATTTCGGTCTGGTGAAGTTTTTCACTGGTAATCACGCGCACACGGCCACAGGCACCGTGATGGGGACTGCAGAATACATGTCGCCGGAACAGGGCCGCGGACATGCGGTGGACGGCCGGTCGGATCTCTATTCCCTGGGAATCGTTGTATATCGAATGCTCAGCGGCCGGCTACCGTTTTCAGCCGATGAGACGTCCGCCCTGATCTTCCAGCACGTGTACGAAACGCCACTGTCGCTGACCGAAGCTTTGCCGCAACTGCCATTGGCTCTGTCGCAGATCGTTGACCGGCTGATGTCGAAGAACCCGGACGATCGGTACGCCAACGCTGAGTCCGTGCTGGAGGATCTGCAGAACCTTGTTGGTGATTCACAAATTGGTACCTCTGCGCCCGATGCTGCGAAGCTGACGCCTGGTAGTACGCCACGCAGCGGCAGAGAATCGACCGTCATTCTGTCGCCCCGATTTTCAGATCCGCCAGTAACGCTGGAAGGTCTTGACGAGGCTGTACGGCCCGCTCTGTGGCCACGGTTGCGCGAACGGCTGCTGAGTGGCTTCGGTCGCGTTGCGCCGGAGGTACGGGACGAGTTGCGGAATACACAGCAACAGGTCGACGGCGCAATTGTAGAATACGCCAAGCGCAGAGATGCGTTGTTGCAGCACCAGACAGACGGCAAGGCGGCGCTGGAGTTGCTTATCGAGCAGCAAGACGATTGGCAGCAGGCGCAAGTAAAGGTTGTTCACCGGCTCGCCAACGCACCAGACGAGCGGACTCGGCAGGAGCTGGCAAACGAGAAGCATCGGTGTCATAAAACCATTGCCGAATTGCAGAAGGAGATTGACGCACAGCAACACGAGCTGGGACACACACACAGCCGGTTGGCTCAGGTAACGACAACACTCGATCGGCTGCGGCATCAGCGAGCCCTGTTGAACGCAAGACTTAGAGTCGCAGAAGCTCGGGCATTGGTACTCGGCGGAAAGCTGTCAAAGACAAACAAACGCCGATGGAAGGTCGTTGCTTACCTGACGACTTGCGTTGCGATCGTTGTCGCGTCTGTTCGGACTGTGCGTGAAGCGGCTTCGCCAACTGCCATCTCAGAACGCCAAGTTAATCCGGTTCCGATGCACGCCTCCGTCGTCGAAACGACAACTACCGCTGCTGGAGACGTAGGCCGATTCCCCAAGGCCTTTCTCTTTGGCAGCGAAGGAATTCTGGACTATGTTGCCAACTGCATCACTTTCGATCCGAATTACGCGAATCCGAATAATCTACTGTTCGCAATGGGCTGCAATGATGGTGCCGTGCGAATTGGACTCATCAACAGAAAGTCAGGCAATACGACATCGCTATAG
- a CDS encoding ISAs1 family transposase, whose translation MPLSTSFVDHFSDVTDPRRGEPVYPLQNILFIAVCAVISGADDFVAIAKFGRTKRDWFAKYLDLSAGIPSHDRFNAILALIRPAEFEKCLLNWITSLQKISDGQIIAIDGKTLRRSYDKASGKSAIHMVSAWATANHISLGQVVVDAKSNEITAIPKLLELIEVSGALVTIDAMGCQTEIASKIVDAEADYCLAAKGNQPTLHAGLVAFFADHLEDDFARCPVRRFETKENTGGREDLRQYLICRAPEDLPDAHRWKNLKAIGIAINNTLRDGKMCIGIRYYILSRYVSGRRFAEAVRSHWGVENNLHWQLDVTFQEDQSRIRKGHADMNFSILRRTALSLLKNESTAKVGIKNKRLNAAWDETYLAKVLFGK comes from the coding sequence ATGCCTTTGTCCACCAGTTTTGTCGATCATTTCTCTGATGTTACGGATCCAAGGCGCGGTGAGCCGGTCTATCCGCTTCAAAATATTCTGTTCATTGCAGTCTGTGCTGTGATCAGTGGCGCGGATGATTTTGTCGCGATTGCGAAGTTTGGCAGAACGAAACGAGATTGGTTTGCGAAGTATCTCGATCTGTCCGCAGGGATTCCGTCGCACGATCGTTTCAACGCCATCCTCGCTCTGATTCGTCCTGCAGAATTTGAAAAGTGCTTACTGAATTGGATCACTTCTCTGCAGAAAATCAGTGACGGACAAATCATCGCGATCGATGGTAAGACACTCCGTCGCAGCTATGACAAAGCCAGTGGCAAGTCGGCCATCCACATGGTCAGTGCATGGGCCACAGCCAATCATATCAGTCTCGGGCAAGTCGTCGTCGATGCGAAGAGTAATGAGATTACGGCGATTCCCAAACTGCTGGAATTGATCGAGGTTTCCGGTGCTTTAGTGACGATTGACGCCATGGGTTGCCAAACGGAAATCGCGTCGAAGATTGTCGACGCAGAGGCGGACTATTGTCTTGCCGCGAAAGGCAATCAGCCCACGCTACACGCAGGTCTTGTCGCGTTCTTCGCCGACCATTTGGAAGATGACTTTGCACGCTGTCCGGTGCGACGATTTGAAACGAAAGAAAACACCGGCGGCCGCGAAGATTTGCGACAGTATCTGATCTGTCGTGCGCCGGAGGATCTTCCGGACGCACATCGCTGGAAGAACCTGAAGGCGATCGGGATCGCGATCAACAACACTCTCCGCGACGGCAAAATGTGCATCGGCATCCGCTATTACATTTTAAGCCGTTATGTCTCCGGCCGTCGTTTCGCCGAAGCTGTGCGGAGCCATTGGGGTGTCGAGAACAATTTGCATTGGCAACTGGACGTCACTTTCCAGGAAGATCAATCGAGGATCCGTAAAGGCCACGCAGACATGAACTTCAGCATCCTTCGCCGCACGGCGTTGAGTCTTCTGAAAAACGAATCCACAGCCAAGGTGGGGATCAAAAACAAAAGACTCAATGCTGCCTGGGATGAGACATACCTCGCGAAAGTCCTGTTCGGCAAATGA
- a CDS encoding tyrosine-type recombinase/integrase: MTPWQSRTTVLTKRMADDMKLRNFAQATIDAYTYHVGRFAEFLGKSPEQASAEDVRSFQLHLIEVRKVGWSSFNQAVCGLRFLYRHTYPREWVVKMVPFDKRPKTLPEVLSGEEVSRLIECTTNIKHRTFLLTLYSAGLRLNEAAHLKIADIDSQRMQLRVTCGKGAKERRVPLSPRLLKELREYWKQYRPVTYLFPGRTRDVPLAPTTIQKVIKASTARAGIERNITPHTMRHSFATHLLEAGVDLLAISRLLGHKSFSTTMKYLHVRRLHLNSVPSPADWLPVRQLPGWAAPGAADVSVRSDGRKPTTD; encoded by the coding sequence ATGACGCCCTGGCAATCTCGCACAACTGTGCTCACGAAACGCATGGCCGATGATATGAAGCTGCGCAACTTTGCTCAGGCGACCATTGACGCCTACACGTATCATGTCGGCCGCTTCGCCGAGTTTCTCGGCAAGTCACCGGAACAGGCGTCCGCCGAAGACGTGCGATCGTTTCAACTGCACCTCATCGAAGTGAGGAAAGTTGGCTGGAGCTCCTTCAATCAGGCCGTGTGTGGCCTACGTTTTCTGTACCGCCACACGTACCCTCGCGAGTGGGTGGTGAAGATGGTGCCGTTCGACAAGCGCCCGAAGACCCTTCCGGAAGTTCTCAGCGGGGAAGAAGTTTCTCGGCTGATCGAATGTACGACGAATATCAAACATCGGACTTTTCTACTGACTCTCTATTCGGCCGGGCTGCGGCTGAACGAGGCGGCTCACCTGAAGATTGCCGACATCGACAGCCAGCGAATGCAGCTGCGAGTGACCTGCGGCAAAGGAGCGAAGGAACGACGCGTGCCGTTGTCGCCGAGACTGCTGAAAGAACTTCGCGAGTACTGGAAGCAGTATCGTCCGGTGACATATCTGTTTCCCGGACGAACCAGGGATGTTCCTCTGGCTCCGACCACCATTCAAAAAGTGATCAAAGCTTCGACAGCACGAGCGGGCATCGAACGCAACATCACGCCACACACGATGCGCCACAGCTTTGCGACTCACCTGCTGGAAGCGGGAGTCGATCTGCTGGCGATCAGTCGCCTGCTGGGTCACAAAAGCTTTTCAACGACGATGAAGTATCTGCATGTGCGACGCCTGCATCTGAACAGCGTGCCCAGTCCGGCGGACTGGCTGCCGGTGAGACAACTTCCGGGATGGGCGGCACCGGGCGCAGCGGATGTGAGCGTCCGCTCGGACGGCAGGAAACCGACGACAGATTAA
- a CDS encoding IS91 family transposase, with the protein MPTVADVLRQHGDDYLKQFGERMPLQHKRVLSFISKCRTGELGHLRYDCGDCQRTHWVGRSCNNRHCPNCQSDKTQKWLADRLSELLPVPYFMVTFTVPEALRKVVRAHQDVCYRALFDCGSQTIHELASGKRFVGTKRMGFFGVLHTWGRDFTVYNPHVHFVVPGGGVSEDGSQEPTATPRRMKRTRSSGSPRHGPPGPPGWQQCPPNFLLPEKAASTVFPAKFRDAVRAAGIEDEFLAADPRAWTRPWVMDVEAVGDGRGVLKYLAPYVYRVAISNNRIESMNETHVTYRYTPSGKKFSKRRKVSGQEFVRGFLQHVLPPNFHRIRYYGFLHSHSSLSIDYVRMLACFYLGMCYILAKRAVAEEPPKRPMVCRECGGDLHLVMITDHVGRVLYEHPLPYLDSG; encoded by the coding sequence ATGCCGACCGTTGCCGACGTATTGCGGCAGCACGGGGACGACTATCTGAAACAGTTCGGCGAACGCATGCCGTTGCAGCACAAGCGCGTGCTGAGTTTCATATCAAAGTGTCGCACCGGAGAACTGGGCCATCTGCGATACGACTGCGGCGACTGCCAGCGAACTCACTGGGTGGGACGCAGTTGCAACAACCGACACTGCCCGAACTGCCAGTCTGACAAGACGCAGAAGTGGCTCGCCGATCGTCTGTCCGAATTGCTGCCGGTGCCCTACTTTATGGTCACCTTCACAGTGCCCGAAGCGCTGCGGAAGGTCGTGCGCGCTCACCAGGACGTGTGCTATCGAGCGTTGTTCGACTGTGGCAGTCAGACGATTCACGAACTGGCGTCTGGAAAGCGGTTCGTTGGCACGAAGCGGATGGGCTTCTTCGGAGTTCTGCACACGTGGGGGCGAGACTTCACGGTCTACAATCCGCACGTGCATTTCGTGGTGCCCGGCGGTGGTGTTTCGGAAGATGGTTCGCAGGAGCCAACGGCCACGCCTCGGCGCATGAAACGCACCAGGTCAAGCGGCTCGCCACGCCATGGTCCGCCGGGACCGCCCGGCTGGCAGCAGTGTCCGCCGAATTTTCTGCTGCCGGAGAAGGCCGCGTCCACAGTCTTCCCCGCGAAGTTTCGCGATGCGGTTCGAGCGGCGGGGATTGAGGACGAATTTCTGGCCGCTGATCCGCGTGCGTGGACTCGGCCGTGGGTGATGGATGTCGAAGCGGTGGGCGACGGACGCGGCGTGCTGAAGTATCTGGCTCCGTACGTTTACCGTGTGGCGATCAGTAACAACCGCATCGAGTCGATGAATGAGACTCACGTGACCTATCGCTACACGCCGTCGGGGAAGAAGTTTTCGAAGCGTCGCAAAGTTTCGGGGCAGGAGTTTGTGAGAGGCTTTTTGCAGCACGTGTTGCCGCCGAACTTTCACAGAATCCGCTACTACGGTTTTTTGCACTCACACAGTTCGCTGAGTATCGACTATGTGCGGATGCTGGCGTGTTTCTACCTGGGCATGTGTTACATCCTGGCGAAGCGAGCCGTTGCGGAAGAACCACCGAAGCGGCCGATGGTGTGTCGTGAATGCGGCGGTGACCTGCATCTGGTGATGATCACCGATCACGTCGGCCGAGTCCTGTACGAACACCCGCTGCCGTATCTCGATTCCGGATGA
- a CDS encoding cupin domain-containing protein, translated as MPIPSKTEPTKVAASEWQNPGERLRGLLEGQTLKSNVTLIRFVTDVVRDGPTLHVHPYDEIFTITEGRARFTVGDKIIDAEVGDVVLGPANVPHGYQNLGPGRLDSLDIHLSPEWIQYNLADGWDSSSILISAESKVDREADG; from the coding sequence ATGCCAATCCCATCCAAAACAGAACCGACAAAAGTGGCCGCCAGTGAATGGCAGAACCCGGGAGAGCGATTGCGCGGCCTGCTTGAAGGGCAAACGCTGAAGTCGAATGTGACTCTTATCCGCTTTGTCACAGACGTTGTCAGAGACGGGCCAACTCTTCACGTTCACCCGTATGACGAAATTTTCACGATCACGGAAGGCCGAGCTCGCTTCACCGTGGGTGACAAAATCATTGATGCCGAAGTCGGTGACGTCGTGTTGGGTCCCGCTAATGTTCCGCACGGCTATCAGAATCTGGGCCCGGGACGACTCGATTCGCTGGACATTCATCTCAGTCCGGAATGGATTCAATACAATCTGGCCGATGGGTGGGACAGCTCGAGCATTCTGATCTCCGCCGAATCAAAGGTGGATCGCGAAGCGGACGGATAG
- a CDS encoding site-specific integrase, whose protein sequence is MSHDHSSQNGNNSNSDEQRSNNQPTKSLRERMSQDLQLRGMAQRTHDGYLREVRKLAGHYHTPPDQLSEQQVADYLLYLINDCEFAPGSLRVAYSGLKFFYKYTEPRDWKVLTKLRIPKQKTLPDVLSIDEVHRLIAAVRQPRNRACFWATYTLGLRMSEALSLQIGDIDAERMLVHVHRGKGAKDRFVTLPHSTLHVLRSYWKTHRNPTLLFPQIGRTKKEGPTTSRPMDPSTVQGCIKDVVSELGFTKQVSIHTLRHSIATHLFEAGVSLRWIQKFLGHKNLQTTLVYLHLTDPKEEDGRKTHDDIADAGTLFDNMFPPPGEPPIGPDNDPHRNRKPR, encoded by the coding sequence ATGTCACACGATCATTCTTCACAGAACGGGAACAACAGCAACTCGGACGAACAACGCAGTAACAACCAACCCACGAAGTCGCTCCGCGAACGGATGTCGCAGGATCTGCAGTTGCGGGGTATGGCGCAACGGACTCATGATGGCTACCTTCGCGAAGTTCGCAAGCTGGCCGGTCATTACCACACGCCGCCGGATCAGCTTTCCGAACAACAGGTCGCCGACTATCTGTTGTACCTGATCAACGACTGCGAGTTCGCTCCGGGTTCGCTGCGAGTCGCTTACAGTGGGCTCAAATTCTTCTACAAGTACACCGAACCGCGTGACTGGAAAGTGCTCACGAAGCTGCGTATTCCGAAACAGAAAACGCTGCCGGATGTGCTGTCCATCGACGAAGTTCACCGACTGATCGCCGCCGTGCGGCAGCCGCGCAATCGAGCCTGCTTCTGGGCCACCTATACGCTCGGCCTGCGGATGAGCGAAGCGCTGAGTCTGCAGATCGGCGACATCGATGCCGAACGCATGCTGGTGCATGTGCATCGTGGCAAGGGCGCGAAGGATCGCTTCGTGACGTTGCCGCATTCGACGCTGCATGTGCTGCGCAGTTACTGGAAGACGCATCGCAATCCAACGCTGCTGTTTCCGCAGATCGGACGCACGAAGAAAGAGGGCCCGACGACGTCGCGGCCGATGGATCCGTCGACCGTGCAAGGCTGCATCAAGGATGTGGTCAGCGAGCTCGGCTTCACCAAGCAGGTTTCGATCCACACGCTGCGGCACAGCATCGCCACGCATCTGTTTGAGGCCGGCGTGTCGCTGCGCTGGATTCAGAAGTTCCTTGGCCATAAGAACCTGCAGACGACGCTGGTCTACCTGCATCTGACGGATCCGAAGGAAGAAGACGGTCGCAAGACTCACGACGATATCGCCGACGCGGGAACATTGTTCGACAACATGTTTCCGCCGCCCGGCGAACCACCTATCGGTCCTGACAACGATCCGCACCGAAATCGCAAGCCGCGATAG
- a CDS encoding ankyrin repeat domain-containing protein → MESELFDICCERDPEPADQHRRLVIAIQSGADIHAADKNGVTALHHAVRFRNPTAVKTLIQHGANVNQACRRNGSTPLHRAVTQTGAPGTAGKAQAAKEIIELLLAAGADPSIANKTGKKPAQYVTDAALEALLAEK, encoded by the coding sequence ATGGAGTCCGAACTATTTGACATCTGTTGCGAGCGGGATCCCGAACCGGCGGATCAGCATCGACGACTTGTTATCGCGATACAAAGTGGCGCAGACATTCACGCGGCGGACAAGAACGGTGTGACCGCGTTGCACCATGCTGTTCGGTTCAGAAACCCGACGGCGGTCAAGACGCTTATCCAACACGGGGCAAACGTCAACCAAGCCTGCCGGCGAAACGGGTCAACGCCTCTTCACCGCGCAGTCACCCAAACCGGAGCGCCCGGGACTGCCGGAAAAGCTCAGGCTGCGAAGGAAATTATTGAATTGCTCCTTGCTGCGGGAGCCGATCCTTCGATTGCCAATAAGACGGGAAAGAAGCCCGCACAGTATGTGACCGATGCAGCGCTTGAGGCTTTACTCGCCGAAAAGTAA
- a CDS encoding PspA/IM30 family protein — MGLFKRISDIISANLNEMVEQHEDPEKMLKQAIREMKESIKAAELDTARVLANEKKLKRELVNNESDVKRWTAEAESAVDVGNDDLARKALSRKLAHGNIVQALRDQLEVAEPATQTLRHQLEGMNAKLAEATRNLATLSARKQAAEVRKKALSSMSAGCDPTVGDAAFEKFDRMREKVEQAEAEADALAELRGDTCLPNATSNKVDAELEALKLHRKAGQ; from the coding sequence ATGGGCCTGTTTAAGCGAATAAGCGACATCATTTCAGCCAACTTGAACGAAATGGTCGAACAGCACGAAGACCCGGAGAAGATGCTGAAGCAGGCGATCCGCGAGATGAAGGAATCGATCAAGGCAGCGGAACTAGACACCGCAAGGGTCCTCGCCAACGAGAAGAAGCTGAAAAGGGAACTGGTCAACAATGAGTCTGACGTGAAACGTTGGACAGCGGAAGCCGAATCAGCCGTCGACGTGGGAAACGACGATCTTGCCAGAAAGGCTCTGTCGCGAAAGCTAGCGCACGGTAACATTGTGCAGGCCTTAAGAGACCAGCTTGAAGTGGCTGAACCCGCCACGCAAACGCTGCGGCATCAACTCGAGGGCATGAACGCCAAACTTGCGGAGGCGACGCGAAATTTGGCCACACTGTCAGCACGTAAACAGGCGGCGGAGGTGCGGAAAAAGGCGCTTTCGAGCATGTCGGCAGGCTGTGATCCCACGGTCGGTGATGCAGCGTTCGAAAAATTCGATCGAATGCGCGAGAAAGTTGAGCAGGCCGAGGCAGAAGCCGATGCTTTGGCTGAGCTACGTGGTGACACCTGTCTGCCCAACGCGACCAGCAACAAAGTCGATGCCGAACTCGAAGCATTAAAGCTTCATCGAAAAGCGGGCCAATAA